The window TATCTGGCGGAGGCGACGTATCTTGCCGCTAGATAGCAATTAAAGTGCCATTGAGGTGCATGAGTTGAGTCTTGGGGGTTAAATGTCTGTAAGTACGAGTTAAAAATTGAGTAGTTGCAAGGGGGGGATGCATTTGGGAATTATGGCAACAACACAACGTGCAAAAAAGCACAGGGTGGTTTGGCTAAGTGAGCGATTGTGCGAATAAAGGCAAAGGGTGAGAGAAATGCACAGGGGGTGCAAAAAAGCACGGGGTGCGGAACTGCACAGAGAGGTTTAGATTAATAGTAATAATTTCAAATCATTGCAGGGGCTATCCGGTTGGAAGTTTTGGCGCAAGGACCGTGAAATATTGAGTTAACCTTTAATTACAGCCAATGGTTGCAACCTGGTTTCTGTTTCGATGAGATCTTGCTGCTGGGAAATGACTTCCTCAATATCTTTATATGCTCCTGCGGCCTCGTCGAGATCGCGTTTACTGCGAATGGTGTGGAGGATATTCTGCCTGTCCAGTCGCTTGACCTCCTCCGCGAGGTCAAGGCTTTTCTGGGCCTGCTTTCTACCGAGCCTTCGACCGGCACCATGGGAGCAGGAAGAGAGGCTATCGGGGTTTCCTCTGCCGCTGACTATATAACTGGATGTCCCCTGTGACCCGGGGATGATGCCGGTTTCACCGGCTCCGGCCCGTGTCGCCCCCTTGCGGTGGACGATGACCTCCTGACCGAAATGTTGCTCGAAAGCAGCGTAATTATGAGCTACATTGATCATTCCAGAGAAATGCACCGGCGGACAAAACTGTTGCATTACGTCGATGACCCGTTCCATCATCAGTCGTCTGTTACATAATGCAAAATCCACACAGTATCTCATTTCAGCAAGATAGAGCCGGCCCTGGGGGGAGTCGATGGGCAGGAAAGAAAGTTGCCAGTTCGGGGGCACGATCATACCCTGCTGCTTGTTGTATTCGATAGCCAGTTTGTTGTAATGATTGGCCACCTGGTAGCCGATATTTCTGCTGCCCGAGTGGATCATTAACCAGATATAACCATCATCACCTTTCTGGATCTCTATAAAATGATTGCCTCCACCGAGAGTGCCGACCTGGCACCTGCCGCTACTATATTCCCTCGAAACGATTGGCAGATCGCGCAGGGTCATTCCCCCGGGAGGTTTGGGCATATAGTGAGGAGGCTGGGCCTTTTTATGGTGCTTGAAGCCGAGCGGCACCTGCTGCCTGATACCGGCCAGAATGTTTTTCAGTTCTTTCCTGCCGATGTTATGCAGTGAAGTTTGTACTGCACACATACCACAGCCGATATCGACTCCGACAGCGTTTGGAATAATGATAT of the Desulfosediminicola ganghwensis genome contains:
- a CDS encoding RtcB family protein — protein: MEQTITTEAKPIKLWLPDIDTDTLQQAKNLANHPGLVGHVAIMPDAHVGYGMPIGGVAATKDIIIPNAVGVDIGCGMCAVQTSLHNIGRKELKNILAGIRQQVPLGFKHHKKAQPPHYMPKPPGGMTLRDLPIVSREYSSGRCQVGTLGGGNHFIEIQKGDDGYIWLMIHSGSRNIGYQVANHYNKLAIEYNKQQGMIVPPNWQLSFLPIDSPQGRLYLAEMRYCVDFALCNRRLMMERVIDVMQQFCPPVHFSGMINVAHNYAAFEQHFGQEVIVHRKGATRAGAGETGIIPGSQGTSSYIVSGRGNPDSLSSCSHGAGRRLGRKQAQKSLDLAEEVKRLDRQNILHTIRSKRDLDEAAGAYKDIEEVISQQQDLIETETRLQPLAVIKG